A stretch of the Zeugodacus cucurbitae isolate PBARC_wt_2022May chromosome 6, idZeuCucr1.2, whole genome shotgun sequence genome encodes the following:
- the LOC105209339 gene encoding multiple C2 and transmembrane domain-containing protein isoform X1 — protein MESYGSYETGSGDNGDEKTYTKNSVVFYTNSNSIKIGTDNTNRPVDKVKRSNSLQVPGNSKPLGKCTSELLMQRLRRKRSVVRQRLQMEFSELMEHFQRNTKLAESSKRLKSQIWSSVVTILLVKAKDLPLADDGSKLTDIHIKFRLANEKYKSKSSWTERWLEQFDLHLFDEDQNLEISLWNRNALYGKANIDLSVYQRETTHGIWRAFEDCSGEVFLMLTISGTTALETITDLKAYKEDPREMKIMRDRYRWHRCFQNLRDVGHLTVKVFGATGLAAADIGGKSDPFCVLELGNARLQTQTEYKTLTPTWNKIFTFNVKDITQVLEITVYDEDRDHRVEFLGKLAIPLMRIKNGVKRWYTLKDKNLCSRAKGLSPQICLEMTVLWNDVRAICRILQPKEEKLIQQEAKFKRQLFLRNVNRLKVIIMYILDAARYVQSCFEWESPLRSAIAFVLWILACVYGNLATVPLVLLLIIIKNWLVRMITGTSSDPAAGYYDYDYDEDDDDDKEKEEKKSIKERLQTIQEVSQTVQNTIGYLASLGESTKNTFNFSVPELTWLAVALLVGGIVVLHFIPIRFLLLFWGIMKFSRRILRPNTIPNNELLDFLSRVPDDEQINQFRELPPTAPTDQSRNNPKKKFKPS, from the exons ATGGAGAGCTATGGGAGCTACGAAACAGGCAGCGGTGATAATGGCGACGAGAAGACGTACACAAAAAATAGCGTCGTTTTTTACACCAATTCAAATAGCATTAAAATCGGCACGGACAATACAAATCGGCCAGTGGATAAAGTCAAAAGAAGCAACAGTTTACAAGTGCCTGGCAACAGCAAGCCGCTGGGTAAATGCACCTCGGAATTGTTGATGCAACGACTGCGCCGCAAACGTTCCGTCGTGCGGCAACGGTTGCAAATGGAGTTTAGTGAGTTGATGGAG CACTTTCAGCGCAACACCAAATTGGCCGAGTCATCGAAGCGTTTGAAATCACAGATCTGGAGCTCGGTCGTCACGATATTGTTGGTCAAAGCCAAAGATTTGCCATTGGCGGACGACGGCAGCAAACTCACCGATATACACATTAAATTTAG ACTCGCCAATGAGAAGTACAAAAGTAAGTCTTCCTGGACCGAACGTTGGCTGGAGCAATTCGATTTGCATCTATTCGATGAAGATCAAAATCTGGAAATCTCCCTCTGGAACCGCAATGCGCTCTACGGCAAGGCCAACATCGATTTGAGCGTATATCAACGTGAGACCACACATGGCATTTGGCGTGCCTTTGAAGACTGTTCCGGCGAGGTGTTtcttatgttgaccataagcgGCACTACCGCACTAGAAACCATTACCGATCTCAAGGCGTACAAAGAGGATCCACGTGAGATGAAGATCATGCGCGATCGTTATCGTTGGCATCGTTGTTTTCAGAATCTGCGCGATGTGGGTCATCTGACAGTGAAAGTATTCGGTGCGACGGGTTTAGCAGCAGCTGATATCGGCGGCAAGTCCGATCCGTTTTGTGTGCTAGAGTTGGGTAATGCACGTCTACAGACACAAACCGAATATAAGACGCTGACGCCGACGTGGAATAAGATTTTTACATT CAATGTCAAAGACATCACACAAGTCCTCGAGATAACTGTCTATGATGAGGATCGCGATCATCGTGTGGAATTTTTGGGAAAACTGGCGATTCCACTAATGCGTATCAAGAATGGCGTAAAGCGCTGGTACACACTGAAGGACAAAAATCTTTGCTCACGTGCTAAGGGCTTATCGCCACAA ATCTGCCTCGAGATGACCGTACTGTGGAATGACGTACGCGCCATTTGTCGCATATTACAACCGAAAGAGGAGAAACTGATACAACAGGAAGCGAAATTCAAGCGGCAACTTTTTCTGCGCAACGTCAACAGACTGAAAGTGATCATTATGTATATCTTGGATGCGGCACGTTACGTACA AAGTTGCTTTGAATGGGAGTCACCGCTGCGCTCGGCCATTGCGTTTGTGCTATGGATATTGGCCTGCGTCTATGGCAATTTGGCGACTGTGCCATTAGTCTTGCTGTTAATCATAATCAA AAACTGGTTGGTGCGCATGATTACCGGTACGAGTAGTGATCCTGCCGCTGGCTACTATGATTACGATTACGATGAGGATGACGATGATGACAAGGAGAAGGAGGAGAAGAAATCAATTAAAGAGCGTCTACAAACCATACAGGAAGTCTCGCAAACAGTGCAAAATACCATTGGTTATCTGGCGTCGTTGGGCGAAAGCACGAAAAA CACTTTCAATTTTTCCGTACCGGAACTGACGTGGCTCGCAGTGGCGCTGTTAGTTGGTGGTATTGTAGTTCTACACTTCATACCCATACGCTTTCTGCTGCTCTTCTGGGGCATTATGAAGTTCTCCCGACGCATACTACGCCCGAACACGATACCGAACAATGAGCTCTTGGACTTCCTATCACGTGTGCCAGACGATGAGCAAATT AATCAATTCCGTGAACTGCCACCCACCGCGCCCACCGATCAGTCGCGCAATAATCCTAAGAAGAAATTCAAACCCTCATAG
- the LOC105209341 gene encoding probable 3-hydroxyisobutyrate dehydrogenase, mitochondrial, translated as MALRIVFTMPVSKAMSQTLVRAMSSQAGASKNVGFIGLGNMGGHMASNLIKQGHKLHVFDISKDACNNLKAKGATVYDKTTDLAKNSDFVITMLPNNDIVWKAYNDMTADGVNKNTVFIDSSTIDPNLVKQLQKFISEKGARFIDAPVSGGVPGAEQATLTFMVGGTQDEYNTVKPILEGMGKRITYCGSYGMGQAAKLCNNMMLAISMIGTSEAMNLAIRQGLDPNVFAEIINSSTGRCWSSELYNPVPGVTPTAPSNRDYAGGFSTDLITKDLGLAAGVATATNTPIPLGALSHQIYRTLKAHGLGNKDFSVVYEFMKNDANN; from the coding sequence ATGGCGTTACGTATCGTCTTCACAATGCCCGTGAGCAAGGCAATGAGCCAAACTTTGGTGCGTGCCATGTCATCACAGGCTGGTGCCTCCAAGAATGTCGGCTTCATCGGACTCGGCAACATGGGCGGTCATATGGCTAGCAATCTGATCAAACAGGGACACAAATTGCATGTCTTTGATATCTCCAAGGATGCCTGCAACAATTTGAAGGCCAAGGGTGCTACCGTCTATGACAAGACCACCGATTTGGCGAAGAACTCCGATTTCGTGATCACAATGTTGCCCAATAATGATATCGTGTGGAAGGCATATAACGATATGACTGCCGATGGCGTCAACAAGAACACCGTCTTCATCGATTCATCCACCATCGATCCGAATTTGGTGAAACAGCTGCAGAAGTTCATTAGCGAAAAGGGTGCGCGTTTCATTGATGCGCCCGTTTCGGGTGGTGTACCCGGCGCTGAACAGGCGACACTGACCTTCATGGTTGGCGGTACACAAGATGAATACAACACCGTCAAACCCATTCTCGAGGGTATGGGTAAACGTATCACCTACTGCGGCAGCTATGGCATGGGTCAGGCGGCGAAATTGTGCAACAACATGATGTTGGCCATTTCCATGATTGGCACATCGGAGGCCATGAACTTGGCCATACGCCAAGGTTTGGACCCCAACGTATTCGCTGAGATCATTAACTCATCGACTGGTCGCTGTTGGTCGTCGGAATTGTACAACCCCGTGCCCGGCGTCACACCCACCGCACCCAGTAATAGAGACTATGCTGGCGGTTTCTCCACCGATTTAATTACTAAGGATTTGGGTTTGGCCGCCGGTGTGGCCACCGCCACAAACACACCCATTCCATTGGGCGCTCTGTCTCACCAGATTTACCGTACATTGAAGGCACATGGTTTGGGCAACAAGGATTTCTCTGTTGTCTATGAATTCATGAAGAACGATGCCAACAATTAA